Proteins encoded within one genomic window of Prochlorococcus marinus str. MIT 9515:
- a CDS encoding NAD(P)H-binding protein, with protein MKILLVGATGTLGRQIAKQAVEDGHEVRCFVRNPRKASFLQEWGCELTKGNLLNSGDIDYALQDIEVVIDSATGRPEDSKSIYETDWDGKLNLFNACESKKIKRVIFLSILLTEKFRNVPLMDVKYCTEKLLEKSNFDYTIFQCAAFMQGVISQFAIPVLDSQAVWMSGTPTKIAYMNTQDMAKIIVASVNNPKSYKLSLPLVGPKAWDSEEVISLCEKYSNKTAKIFRVSPFLIKATQNIVSFFQDALNVSERLAFAEVTSSGVALDSDMSNTYEILDLKKEEVTSLESYIKDYYQQILKRLKEMEADLNIEEKKRLPF; from the coding sequence ATGAAGATTCTCTTAGTAGGTGCAACTGGAACTCTTGGAAGACAGATAGCAAAGCAAGCTGTTGAAGACGGACATGAAGTAAGGTGCTTTGTTAGAAATCCAAGGAAAGCTTCTTTCCTTCAAGAATGGGGATGTGAACTTACAAAGGGGAACTTACTTAATTCTGGTGATATAGATTATGCTTTACAAGATATTGAAGTAGTTATCGATAGCGCAACTGGAAGACCCGAAGATTCTAAAAGTATATATGAGACTGATTGGGATGGGAAGCTTAACCTCTTTAATGCTTGTGAGTCGAAAAAAATAAAAAGGGTAATTTTTCTCTCGATTTTATTAACAGAAAAGTTTAGAAATGTACCTTTAATGGATGTCAAGTATTGTACTGAAAAACTTCTAGAGAAATCTAATTTCGACTATACAATTTTTCAATGCGCTGCTTTTATGCAAGGTGTTATTAGCCAATTTGCTATTCCTGTGCTTGATAGTCAAGCCGTCTGGATGAGCGGCACACCAACTAAAATCGCATACATGAACACGCAAGATATGGCTAAAATCATTGTTGCTTCAGTAAATAACCCAAAATCTTACAAGCTTTCACTACCTCTAGTTGGACCTAAGGCTTGGGATTCTGAAGAAGTCATTTCTTTATGTGAAAAATATAGTAATAAAACGGCAAAAATTTTTAGAGTTTCACCCTTTTTAATAAAAGCAACTCAGAACATAGTTTCCTTTTTTCAAGATGCATTAAATGTCTCTGAGAGATTGGCCTTCGCTGAAGTCACTAGTAGTGGAGTCGCATTAGATTCTGACATGAGCAATACTTATGAGATATTAGATCTAAAGAAAGAAGAAGTTACTTCTCTTGAAAGCTACATTAAAGATTATTATCAACAGATTTTAAAAAGGCTTAAAGAAATGGAAGCGGATCTAAATATCGAGGAAAAAAAGAGACTTCCATTCTAA
- the petM gene encoding cytochrome b6-f complex subunit PetM has protein sequence MAKEIFSIAAVFWILIPIGLVGGALLLKFQGD, from the coding sequence ATGGCTAAAGAAATTTTTAGTATCGCCGCTGTTTTTTGGATTTTGATACCAATTGGATTGGTTGGTGGTGCATTATTATTAAAATTTCAAGGGGATTGA
- a CDS encoding Re/Si-specific NAD(P)(+) transhydrogenase subunit alpha — protein MTKILIPIETVSGERRVSATPGAVKKLKSLGCEVFVESSAGELSGFNDTLYKESGGQIVTESNANIWENTDVVFCVQTPSESNLGKLKRGAILLGLLNPYSNKQLQKTITSKKISALSMELLPRISRAQSSDVLSSQANIAGYKAVLLAASELDRYFPMLMTAAGTIQPAKVVVLGGGVAGLQAVATAKRLGAIVFVSDIRPAVKEQVESLGARFIELPEIDEKPGESGGYAKAVTPEFLSKQKATLTKYLSEADVAVCTAQVLGKKAPVLIDSHMIANMRSGAVVIDLAVSQGGNCEGTKSNETIIRNGVKLIGAGELPSSVPYDASTLYAKNLTSLITPFIKDGVINLDKDDELISGCLLSDEGVILQNKVFEN, from the coding sequence TTGACAAAGATACTCATTCCTATCGAAACAGTCTCTGGAGAGAGAAGAGTTTCAGCCACTCCAGGAGCTGTGAAAAAATTAAAAAGTCTTGGATGCGAAGTTTTTGTAGAAAGTTCAGCAGGAGAACTATCAGGGTTTAATGACACTTTATACAAAGAATCTGGAGGTCAAATTGTTACTGAATCTAATGCAAATATTTGGGAGAATACCGATGTTGTTTTTTGTGTTCAAACGCCTTCTGAATCTAATTTAGGCAAGTTAAAAAGAGGTGCTATTCTGCTAGGCCTTTTAAATCCATATTCCAATAAACAACTTCAAAAAACTATAACTAGTAAAAAGATCTCGGCTTTATCAATGGAATTACTCCCAAGGATTAGTAGAGCTCAATCCTCTGATGTACTTTCTTCTCAAGCCAATATCGCAGGATATAAAGCAGTTCTTTTGGCAGCAAGTGAACTTGATAGATATTTTCCAATGCTGATGACTGCAGCCGGAACCATACAGCCTGCGAAAGTTGTTGTTCTTGGTGGAGGGGTTGCAGGATTGCAGGCAGTTGCTACTGCAAAAAGACTTGGAGCTATTGTGTTCGTGTCGGATATTAGACCAGCTGTAAAAGAACAAGTTGAGTCTCTAGGAGCAAGATTTATAGAACTTCCTGAAATCGACGAAAAACCAGGGGAATCAGGTGGTTATGCAAAAGCTGTTACGCCTGAATTCCTTTCTAAACAAAAGGCTACCTTAACTAAATATTTATCTGAAGCTGATGTTGCTGTTTGTACGGCACAAGTCTTAGGTAAAAAAGCTCCAGTTTTAATTGATTCTCATATGATTGCAAATATGCGATCTGGTGCAGTAGTAATTGATCTAGCCGTATCCCAAGGAGGTAATTGTGAAGGAACAAAATCAAATGAAACTATTATTAGGAATGGTGTAAAGCTTATAGGGGCTGGTGAATTGCCCTCATCTGTTCCATATGATGCAAGTACACTTTATGCTAAGAACCTAACATCCTTGATTACACCTTTCATAAAAGATGGTGTAATTAATTTAGACAAAGATGATGAATTAATCTCTGGCTGTTTATTAAGTGATGAAGGAGTGATCCTTCAAAACAAAGTTTTTGAAAATTGA
- a CDS encoding alpha/beta fold hydrolase → MNSTYLSEAGEESNYWNWNGFKIFWSVKGKENTHPMILLHGFGASSKHWRNNSCYFAKKGYSVYSIDLIGFGNSAQPGISEIEKLDNGVWCNQVSDFIKQVIRPQTSKKIVLIGNSLGSLVALTCAVYLKNEILSVVASPLPDPLLIRKKEPKINLIFEKFKTNLIKIFFKLFPLEIFLFLINKLGIIKLGLNAAYFKKDNVDKELIDIVRKPVLRKTAARSLRAMCIGMLTRGNKLKATYLLEQLSYTKKVPFLLLWGEKDNFIPLFLGKKIANFHRWVELKIIPNSGHCVHDEDPSLFNKISHEWIRDLKTF, encoded by the coding sequence ATGAACTCTACCTATTTATCAGAAGCAGGAGAAGAATCTAATTACTGGAATTGGAATGGATTCAAAATTTTTTGGAGTGTTAAAGGGAAAGAAAATACACATCCTATGATTTTGCTTCACGGATTTGGCGCAAGCAGTAAACATTGGAGAAACAATTCTTGCTACTTTGCAAAAAAAGGATATTCTGTTTACTCAATAGATTTAATTGGATTTGGAAATTCAGCTCAACCGGGGATAAGTGAGATCGAAAAATTAGATAATGGAGTTTGGTGTAATCAGGTCAGTGATTTTATTAAACAAGTAATAAGACCACAGACTTCTAAAAAGATTGTTTTAATAGGAAATTCTTTAGGATCTCTAGTAGCTTTGACATGTGCAGTCTATTTGAAAAATGAAATACTTTCTGTTGTGGCATCCCCTCTTCCGGATCCTTTATTAATCAGGAAAAAAGAGCCGAAAATTAATTTAATTTTTGAAAAATTCAAAACCAACCTTATAAAAATATTTTTTAAATTATTTCCTTTAGAAATATTTTTATTTTTAATAAATAAATTAGGAATAATAAAATTAGGGCTCAATGCTGCCTATTTTAAAAAGGATAACGTAGACAAAGAATTGATTGATATTGTAAGAAAGCCGGTTTTAAGAAAGACTGCTGCCAGATCACTTAGAGCTATGTGTATAGGAATGTTAACAAGGGGAAATAAGTTAAAGGCAACTTACCTTTTAGAACAACTAAGTTATACAAAAAAAGTTCCTTTTTTATTGTTGTGGGGAGAAAAAGATAATTTCATACCTTTGTTTCTTGGTAAAAAGATTGCAAATTTCCATAGATGGGTAGAATTAAAAATAATACCTAATTCAGGCCATTGTGTTCATGATGAAGATCCTTCATTATTTAATAAAATTTCTCATGAATGGATTAGAGACTTAAAAACCTTTTAA
- a CDS encoding translation initiation factor IF-1, whose product MIETSGVIEKEQGNGFYLVTLEQPEGHQCLCRAAGKLTKFRIKLLAGDKVLVEISLYDLTRGRITYRERNAGGGGPRSGNSKNNVRRK is encoded by the coding sequence ATGATCGAAACATCTGGCGTAATAGAAAAAGAACAAGGTAATGGATTTTATTTGGTTACTTTAGAGCAACCTGAGGGTCACCAATGTTTATGCCGAGCGGCAGGTAAGTTAACTAAATTTAGAATTAAGTTATTAGCAGGAGATAAAGTACTTGTAGAAATAAGCCTTTATGATTTAACAAGAGGTAGGATTACTTATCGAGAGAGAAATGCAGGTGGAGGAGGCCCGAGATCCGGAAATTCTAAAAATAATGTAAGAAGGAAATAA
- a CDS encoding NAD(P)(+) transhydrogenase (Re/Si-specific) subunit beta has protein sequence MNLPDIIKFVIDLLAVLLLALGIKGLSKVRSAREANILAAFAMFLSVVGLLSYYLGTSGIPAQSWIWIIVGSLVGSLFGTLLAKKVPMTSMPETVALFNGFGGMSSLLVAIGAFLFPFNELAKAGSLEPFINNVSISVSIFVGAITFSGSIVAMAKLQGWLSTPRWTQVKARHFVNIVFGVTSFVAFIYLISGNISSIWLLVIASTLLGIGVTLPIGGADMPVVISLLNSYSGIAAAAAGFVVDSQLLIVAGAMVGAAGLILTQVMCKGMNRSLISVLFGGTLSQQSISSSGSSEYTNITSCSVEECALTLEAANRVIVVPGYGLAVAQAQHTLREVTKKLEQNGIEVVYAIHPVAGRMPGHMNVLLAEADVPYEQLKEMDIVNPEFPATDVVLVLGANDVVNPQAKNDKSSPLYGMPVLDVQEARTVFVIKRGMSAGYSGIKNDLFDLPNTSMVFGDAKKVLSELISELKDLGVGDK, from the coding sequence ATGAATCTTCCTGATATTATTAAATTCGTCATAGATCTTCTAGCTGTTCTTTTACTAGCACTTGGAATAAAGGGGTTATCAAAAGTCAGGTCTGCAAGAGAAGCCAACATATTAGCAGCATTTGCTATGTTTCTTTCAGTTGTAGGTTTGCTCTCTTACTACTTAGGTACTTCTGGAATCCCCGCTCAATCATGGATATGGATCATTGTTGGATCTCTAGTAGGTAGTTTATTTGGAACTTTGCTTGCTAAGAAGGTTCCAATGACATCAATGCCAGAGACTGTAGCTCTGTTCAATGGTTTTGGTGGAATGTCTTCTCTATTAGTAGCTATTGGTGCCTTTTTATTCCCTTTTAATGAATTAGCAAAAGCAGGATCTTTAGAGCCTTTTATTAATAATGTTTCAATTTCAGTTTCAATATTTGTTGGAGCCATTACATTTTCAGGCTCAATTGTGGCTATGGCAAAATTACAAGGTTGGCTGTCCACACCAAGATGGACTCAGGTTAAAGCTAGGCATTTTGTAAATATTGTTTTTGGGGTGACTTCATTTGTAGCTTTCATATATTTAATAAGCGGTAACATTAGTTCGATTTGGCTTTTAGTTATAGCCTCTACTCTTTTAGGGATTGGGGTTACGTTGCCGATTGGTGGAGCAGATATGCCTGTTGTCATATCTTTATTAAATAGCTATTCAGGTATTGCAGCTGCAGCTGCAGGTTTCGTTGTAGATAGTCAGCTTTTGATTGTCGCTGGTGCAATGGTAGGAGCGGCCGGTTTAATTTTAACTCAGGTAATGTGCAAAGGGATGAATAGGTCTCTGATTTCTGTCCTTTTTGGAGGTACTTTATCCCAGCAAAGTATTTCTTCTTCTGGATCAAGTGAATACACAAATATAACTTCTTGTAGTGTTGAAGAATGCGCCTTAACATTAGAGGCTGCAAATAGGGTAATAGTCGTTCCAGGTTATGGTCTTGCTGTCGCTCAAGCTCAACATACCTTGAGAGAAGTAACAAAAAAGCTAGAACAGAATGGAATAGAAGTTGTATACGCAATTCATCCAGTAGCAGGCAGAATGCCAGGACATATGAATGTTTTACTAGCAGAAGCTGATGTTCCTTATGAACAGCTTAAAGAAATGGATATTGTTAATCCGGAATTCCCAGCAACAGATGTTGTTTTAGTTTTAGGTGCAAATGATGTAGTTAATCCTCAGGCAAAAAATGATAAAAGTTCTCCTCTGTATGGAATGCCTGTTCTTGATGTACAAGAAGCAAGAACTGTATTTGTTATCAAAAGAGGAATGAGTGCAGGTTATTCGGGCATTAAAAATGATTTATTTGATTTACCTAATACCTCAATGGTATTTGGGGATGCAAAAAAAGTATTAAGTGAGTTGATTTCAGAATTAAAGGATCTTGGCGTTGGTGATAAATAG
- a CDS encoding YheT family hydrolase: MNFSDYLKKYPFNEAFPWLGGDLQTLRDTFVFDVVQAKTNKKILLPINNILSEKFEGDYLLGLLELPEDFDYLRGIVIITHGLGGSTKRFGLKRIARKLVKNGFGVLKLNLRGAGSARYLAKGNYSARCSNDIISALNFFKRILNNELKDFFDNKEDIPIFGVGLSLGGTILLNACLDYRSTNSKKLIDGLACVSSPLDLISCSNCIERPRNLLYQKWLMQRLKKQLWDGYQNEGNLRSKSKLSKTIKGLKTIGEFDAKFTAPSWGFKSLEDYYYKASPIFRIKKLMGNLPPTLLIHARNDPWVPYKSTLNLKNSLDESLDKFNILITNKGGHNGFHSDYGCWSDEAVKNWLLSI, from the coding sequence TTGAATTTCTCTGATTATTTAAAGAAATACCCTTTTAATGAGGCTTTCCCTTGGTTAGGAGGAGATCTACAAACTTTAAGAGATACATTCGTTTTTGATGTTGTTCAGGCAAAAACAAATAAAAAAATCCTTTTACCAATAAATAATATTCTCTCAGAAAAATTTGAGGGTGATTATCTTTTGGGGTTATTGGAGTTGCCAGAAGACTTTGATTATTTAAGAGGGATTGTAATTATTACTCATGGATTAGGGGGGTCTACTAAGCGTTTTGGTTTAAAAAGAATTGCTAGAAAATTAGTAAAAAATGGATTTGGAGTTCTTAAATTAAATCTAAGAGGAGCTGGTTCAGCAAGATATTTAGCAAAAGGAAATTATTCCGCAAGATGTTCGAATGATATTATTTCGGCACTTAACTTTTTTAAAAGAATTCTTAATAACGAGTTAAAAGATTTTTTTGATAATAAAGAGGATATTCCAATATTTGGAGTTGGGTTATCTCTTGGCGGAACAATTCTTCTTAATGCCTGTCTAGACTATCGCTCAACTAATAGTAAAAAATTAATAGATGGATTAGCCTGTGTGAGCAGCCCTTTAGATTTGATTTCATGTAGCAATTGTATAGAAAGGCCTAGAAATCTTTTATATCAAAAATGGTTAATGCAACGTTTAAAAAAACAATTATGGGATGGATATCAAAATGAAGGAAATCTTCGGTCTAAAAGTAAATTGAGCAAAACAATTAAAGGTTTAAAAACGATAGGAGAATTTGATGCTAAATTTACTGCACCAAGTTGGGGCTTTAAATCTTTAGAAGATTATTATTATAAAGCTTCCCCAATATTTAGAATTAAAAAATTAATGGGGAATCTTCCTCCTACTCTTTTAATACATGCTAGAAACGATCCTTGGGTTCCTTATAAATCTACTTTAAATTTGAAAAATTCTTTGGATGAATCATTAGATAAATTCAATATTCTAATTACTAATAAAGGAGGACATAACGGTTTTCATTCAGATTATGGTTGTTGGTCTGATGAAGCAGTTAAGAATTGGCTTTTAAGTATTTGA
- a CDS encoding peptidylprolyl isomerase, with the protein MFLFLITSCSYRSSFDSNYYCKKLNLNCIKKNQRVSFKTSKGDFDVKLFGETHPVTVNNFVENIKNNIYQNKKFYKIINYPQVQMIHSGIYSESNYKKENHNLNKLRLNIPLEIKLKKEIEPKYKYQILNPAEIFELKNFFENGSLAMVKNGKSYSSSTEFFFVTNKFPELDGRYSIFGKVVKGIEILQKLDKKDLIYEIVIFN; encoded by the coding sequence GTGTTTTTGTTTTTAATTACAAGTTGCAGTTATAGAAGTTCTTTTGATTCAAATTATTATTGTAAAAAGCTTAATTTAAACTGTATAAAAAAGAACCAAAGAGTTTCTTTCAAAACTTCAAAAGGTGATTTTGATGTGAAACTATTTGGAGAAACACATCCAGTTACGGTAAATAATTTTGTTGAAAATATAAAAAATAATATTTATCAAAATAAAAAGTTCTACAAAATAATCAATTATCCTCAAGTTCAAATGATACATTCAGGTATTTATTCAGAAAGTAACTACAAAAAGGAAAATCATAATTTAAATAAACTTAGACTAAATATTCCATTGGAAATAAAATTAAAAAAAGAAATTGAACCAAAATACAAATACCAAATTCTTAATCCTGCTGAAATTTTTGAACTTAAGAATTTTTTTGAAAATGGATCACTAGCTATGGTAAAAAATGGAAAAAGTTATTCATCCTCAACTGAGTTTTTCTTTGTGACTAATAAATTTCCTGAATTAGATGGAAGGTACTCCATTTTTGGAAAAGTTGTAAAAGGAATCGAAATATTACAGAAATTAGATAAAAAAGATTTGATTTATGAAATCGTTATTTTTAATTAA
- a CDS encoding 1-deoxy-D-xylulose-5-phosphate reductoisomerase yields MKYITVLGSTGSIGTQTLEIVRELPNKFKVVALSAGRNIDLLTEQVSQHKPEVIAIDDENLLTDLKNNINNLGISNPPIVLGGREAINSVAAWDSADTVITGIVGCAGLIPTMSAIKASKNIALANKETLIAAGSVVIPALKENKSRLLPADSEHSAIFQCIQGLPNYENADFVTGQIPNGLKAIHLTASGGAFRDWAVEDLKNVTVEDATSHPNWSMGRKITVDSATLMNKGLEVIEAHYLFGTPYQNIEIVIHPQSIIHSMIEMEDSSVLAQLGWPDMKLPILYAMSWPERFRTNWKRFNLTEIGQLTFKKPDEVKYPCMGLAYSAGKCSGTMPAVLNAANEMAVDQFLKEKISFQEIPTFINKTCEAHINKLNLNPNLEDILEVDNWARIFVQEEIKKGKKYINVE; encoded by the coding sequence TTGAAATACATCACTGTACTTGGTTCAACAGGTTCAATAGGAACACAAACTCTGGAAATAGTAAGAGAACTTCCCAACAAATTCAAAGTGGTGGCTCTTTCAGCAGGGAGAAATATAGACTTATTGACGGAGCAAGTTAGTCAGCATAAACCAGAAGTAATTGCTATCGACGATGAAAATCTTTTAACAGATTTAAAAAATAATATTAACAATTTAGGAATAAGTAATCCTCCAATAGTTTTAGGTGGCCGAGAGGCAATTAATTCAGTCGCAGCATGGGATTCTGCTGATACCGTAATTACTGGGATAGTAGGATGTGCTGGACTTATTCCGACGATGTCAGCAATTAAGGCCAGTAAAAATATTGCTCTTGCCAATAAAGAAACATTAATTGCAGCGGGCTCAGTTGTTATTCCTGCTTTAAAGGAAAACAAAAGTAGACTTTTGCCTGCAGACTCTGAGCATTCAGCTATATTTCAATGCATACAAGGATTACCTAATTATGAAAATGCCGATTTTGTAACAGGTCAAATCCCAAATGGTTTAAAAGCTATTCATTTAACAGCCTCAGGAGGTGCTTTTAGAGATTGGGCAGTAGAAGATTTAAAAAATGTCACAGTAGAAGATGCAACTTCTCATCCAAATTGGAGTATGGGGAGAAAAATAACTGTAGATTCTGCCACTCTTATGAACAAAGGATTAGAAGTTATTGAAGCACATTATCTATTTGGTACACCCTACCAAAATATTGAAATTGTCATACATCCTCAGAGTATCATTCATTCAATGATTGAGATGGAAGATTCTTCTGTCTTAGCTCAATTAGGATGGCCTGATATGAAACTCCCAATTCTATATGCAATGAGTTGGCCAGAAAGATTCAGAACCAATTGGAAAAGATTTAATTTAACTGAGATTGGCCAACTTACATTTAAAAAACCAGATGAAGTAAAATATCCATGTATGGGACTTGCCTACTCAGCTGGAAAATGTTCAGGAACTATGCCTGCAGTTCTAAATGCTGCAAATGAAATGGCTGTAGATCAATTTCTTAAAGAAAAAATTTCTTTTCAAGAAATCCCTACTTTTATAAATAAGACTTGTGAAGCACATATTAATAAACTCAACTTAAATCCAAATTTAGAAGATATTCTAGAGGTCGATAATTGGGCAAGGATTTTTGTTCAAGAAGAAATCAAAAAAGGTAAAAAATATATAAATGTAGAATAA
- a CDS encoding NAD(P) transhydrogenase subunit alpha, giving the protein MNFDSLLWVLLLGSLLGLELIGKVPPTLHTPLMSGANAISGITMLAALTAIIKAEPNSPLLIIGSISLGFALFNVVGGFFVTDRMLAMFSRKPTKNK; this is encoded by the coding sequence ATGAATTTTGATAGCTTGCTCTGGGTTTTATTGCTTGGAAGTTTATTAGGTTTGGAGTTGATAGGAAAGGTACCTCCAACTCTTCATACCCCTTTAATGAGCGGAGCAAATGCCATTTCAGGAATAACAATGTTGGCAGCATTAACTGCAATTATAAAAGCAGAGCCAAATAGTCCATTATTAATAATCGGATCAATATCTCTTGGATTTGCTCTTTTCAATGTTGTAGGTGGTTTTTTTGTTACTGACAGAATGCTTGCCATGTTTAGTCGCAAACCTACAAAAAATAAATAA
- the trxB gene encoding thioredoxin-disulfide reductase: MEMIKKEENIENLVIIGSGPAGYTAAIYAARANLQPLLVTGFNSGGIPGGQLMTTTFVENFPGFPDGVLGPELMDLMKAQAERWGTNLYESDVISIDTSKRPFELKTLEGIIKTNSIIIATGASANRLGVINEDKFWSKGISACAICDGATPQFRNEELAVIGGGDSACEEAAYLTKYGSKVHLLVRSEKLRASAAMIDRVKGNSKIEIHWNTKVEKAIGTDWLDKIEAINTEKGYVEIKVKGLFYAIGHTPNTKFLDNKIELDKKGYIACKSGRPETSIDGIYAAGDVVDSEWRQGVTAAGTGCMAALAAERWLAEKNLSKIIIREKAEPEKTLPSSSFNEEETDENTFDLNSKWQKGSYALRKLYHESNKPILVIFSSPSCGPCHVLKPQLKRVINEFDGAVQGIEIDIDKDQEIAKQAGINGTPTIQLFKEKLLKKQWQGVKQRSEFKEAIQNII, encoded by the coding sequence ATGGAAATGATAAAAAAAGAAGAAAACATTGAAAATTTAGTAATAATAGGTTCTGGTCCTGCGGGTTATACAGCAGCAATATACGCTGCTCGTGCAAATCTACAACCTCTCTTGGTTACTGGGTTTAATTCTGGAGGGATTCCCGGGGGGCAATTAATGACAACTACTTTTGTTGAAAACTTTCCCGGTTTTCCCGATGGGGTATTAGGACCTGAATTAATGGACTTAATGAAAGCTCAAGCTGAAAGATGGGGGACTAATTTATATGAGAGTGATGTAATTTCAATTGATACAAGTAAACGTCCTTTTGAGCTGAAAACCCTAGAAGGGATTATTAAAACAAATTCAATTATTATTGCAACTGGAGCAAGTGCCAATAGGTTGGGGGTGATAAATGAAGATAAATTTTGGAGCAAAGGCATAAGTGCGTGCGCAATTTGTGACGGGGCAACGCCACAATTTAGAAATGAAGAACTAGCAGTTATTGGAGGGGGAGATTCTGCATGTGAAGAAGCGGCATATCTTACAAAATATGGCAGCAAAGTTCATTTACTAGTTAGATCTGAAAAATTAAGAGCTAGTGCCGCAATGATAGATAGAGTAAAAGGCAACTCAAAGATCGAAATTCATTGGAACACAAAAGTAGAAAAAGCAATTGGGACTGATTGGCTTGACAAGATTGAAGCTATTAACACAGAAAAAGGCTACGTCGAGATTAAAGTTAAAGGACTTTTTTATGCTATTGGACACACTCCTAATACAAAGTTTTTGGACAATAAAATTGAATTAGACAAAAAAGGATATATTGCTTGTAAATCAGGTAGACCAGAAACTTCTATAGATGGAATATATGCAGCTGGAGATGTAGTAGATTCTGAATGGCGACAAGGAGTTACAGCTGCTGGGACAGGTTGTATGGCAGCATTGGCTGCTGAGCGATGGTTAGCAGAGAAAAATTTATCAAAAATAATTATTAGAGAAAAAGCCGAACCAGAAAAAACATTGCCTTCTTCGAGTTTTAATGAAGAGGAGACAGATGAAAACACTTTCGATTTAAACTCTAAATGGCAAAAAGGTAGTTATGCACTTAGGAAACTTTATCATGAGAGCAATAAACCAATTCTAGTTATTTTCAGCTCTCCAAGCTGTGGACCTTGTCATGTTTTAAAACCGCAACTTAAAAGAGTGATCAATGAATTTGATGGGGCTGTTCAGGGTATAGAAATTGATATTGATAAAGATCAAGAAATTGCTAAACAAGCCGGAATAAATGGAACTCCGACAATACAGCTATTTAAAGAAAAATTACTTAAAAAACAGTGGCAAGGAGTTAAGCAACGTAGTGAATTCAAAGAAGCAATACAAAACATCATCTAA
- the ilvN gene encoding acetolactate synthase small subunit produces MKHTLSVLVEDESGALSRISGLFARRGFNIDSLAVGPAETKGSSRLTMVVEGDNETLQQMTKQLNKLFNVLGVVDFTNLAAVERELMLLKVSSKEDTRSHILDIVQIFRAKVVDVSDIALTLEVVGDPGKLVALEKLLEPYGILEIARTGKVALKRSSGVNTEMLKTNKYSLDI; encoded by the coding sequence ATGAAACATACATTATCAGTGCTTGTTGAAGACGAATCAGGAGCCTTGAGTAGAATCTCGGGACTTTTTGCTAGAAGGGGTTTTAATATCGATAGTCTTGCTGTTGGTCCTGCCGAAACTAAAGGGAGTTCTAGACTAACAATGGTTGTAGAAGGTGATAATGAAACCCTTCAACAAATGACAAAACAACTTAACAAATTATTTAATGTTCTTGGAGTCGTAGATTTCACAAACCTTGCTGCTGTTGAAAGAGAATTAATGCTTCTAAAAGTTTCATCTAAAGAAGATACAAGAAGTCATATTTTGGATATCGTTCAAATATTTAGAGCAAAAGTGGTAGATGTGTCAGATATTGCTCTAACACTTGAAGTGGTAGGAGATCCAGGAAAATTAGTTGCTTTAGAAAAACTGCTTGAACCATATGGAATTCTGGAAATTGCAAGGACAGGTAAAGTCGCTCTTAAACGGTCATCAGGAGTAAACACTGAAATGTTAAAAACAAATAAATACTCTCTAGACATTTAA
- a CDS encoding nitroreductase family protein, translating into MDTKTAIFGRRTIHAFNSNKVPEKLIFDAINAANQAPCHKLTFPWRFYSISKSKRKEILKLAIDIKSSQKSLNENSKKIIRDKFLNPSHLIISTQILNNDKLIEKEDYAACSCAIQNLAISLSSNGVSIKWSTGEIIRSKEIYSIVNIDSESEEIIGFIWVGYGKIGPKITRPLINEIYKQI; encoded by the coding sequence ATGGATACAAAAACAGCTATTTTTGGTAGAAGAACTATTCATGCCTTTAATTCCAACAAAGTACCCGAGAAATTAATTTTTGATGCTATAAATGCTGCAAATCAAGCTCCCTGTCATAAATTAACTTTTCCTTGGAGATTTTATTCCATTAGTAAAAGTAAAAGAAAAGAAATTTTAAAACTCGCAATTGATATTAAATCTTCACAAAAATCATTAAATGAAAATTCCAAAAAAATTATTAGAGATAAATTCCTAAATCCCTCACATTTGATAATTTCAACTCAAATTTTGAATAACGATAAATTAATTGAGAAGGAGGATTATGCTGCTTGTTCATGCGCTATCCAAAATTTAGCAATATCCCTTTCTTCAAATGGGGTGAGTATAAAGTGGTCCACAGGAGAAATTATAAGAAGTAAAGAAATATATAGCATAGTTAATATTGATTCTGAATCAGAAGAAATAATAGGATTCATTTGGGTAGGATATGGCAAAATAGGTCCGAAAATTACAAGACCATTGATAAATGAGATTTATAAACAAATTTAA